Genomic segment of Paenalkalicoccus suaedae:
GAAGCAAACGTAAAGCCAGTGATTGCTGGAGTAGTATTAACTACTGTTACAGCAGTTTGGTAACGAGTAATTGCACCTTCTGTAATTCGGATGTTTGCTGTTCCAGCTTGAGTTCCAGCAGTCACAGTGAATTCTCCGTCTGCATTACCGGCAGATACAGTTGCAGCACTTGTGTTCGAAGAAGAAATAGCGAATTGAGGGTTAGCATCAAAGTCAAATCCACCAATCTTCAATCCAGCAGCGTTGTATTCGTTAAGAACAAGTGTAACAGTTTGATCTTCAGCAAAAGTATTAACATCTAGCTGAAGGTCTTCACTAGAATCATCTAGCTCAATACGGCGAGTTGCAACATCTGTATCTCCATCAACTAAAACATCAAGTGATAGAAGAACTTCTTCATCTAAATCGCCAGCTTCTACTAGTTCTAGAGTTCCAGAACCTTCGTTTGTTGCATCCGCTGCAACATTTACTGTAACAGTACCTTCGTTATTTGTAGTTGCATTAGCAGCAGTCAAAATAACGTCGTCATCAGCGTTTTCTACGTCTGCGAATGACGCTTCAAAACCACTTACTGCATCGCCGAATTGGTCAGTAACTTCGATCATGAAGTTATCAGTTGCGCCAATTACTAGGCCAATGTTTTCTTTTTCAGTTGTAACAGAATCAACCATACGGTCTTCATCTGCAACTGTAAGATTTAGATCATATTCTACATCGTCCATTTCGATAGTAATGGTAACATTACCAGCAGATACAGGAACAATGTTTCCATCTTCGTCAACTAGAGCAACGTTAGGATTAGAAGTTGTAAATTCGAAATCTAATTCGTTTCCAGCAGCTTCAAACTCGCCACCATCTTCAAATTGACCAGCAATGTTTACGATTGAAACATTCTCATCAGATGTAGTCAATGTTCCACTTTGAAGTGTAACACCTGCTCCGAATACTACTTCAGCAGAATCAATTTGAGCTACAGTTGTTTCGAAGTCACGAACTTGTACTGTTTGAACAGCAGAAGTTATTGTTTCATCGTCTTTTGTAGCTGTTACTTGATAATCAAATGAAGTTAGTGTTCCTAAATCATCTGCTAGCTCACCAGTTTCGCTAGTATCGTTTCCACCTTCAAATACATCTTCAGATGCTAGGAATTCTACATCGTAACCAGATGCTTCTAGGTATGCAACAGATAGCATTTCACCATTTGTAGTGAACTCAAGGAATTGCTCTTCAGTGTCGTTGTCGACAACTTCAGTAGTTCCTACTAGTTCTTCTACTTCGATTGCTACTACTTCGAATTCTACATCTTCAGTAACGTCGCCAACAGTAACACGTGCTACGTGCTCACCGATTGGTAGTTCACGGAACATAGCTTCAACCATTCCGTCTTCAACTTCAACGTCAACAGAAGCAGCTGCATCTGCATCAGTATCGCCATTAGCGAAGATTTCGATCATTCCTTCAGTTCCTTCTGCGTTACCACCAGTAACGTCAGCAGATACTGTAGTTACACCATTCATAGTCATTGCAGCTACGTTTACTAATGCAAGAGCTGTGTAATCAAACTCAAGTTCAAAGCCATTAACTACTAAAGTACCAGCAAGTCCGTTTAGATCATCTTCAGCGTGCTCAACAGTGATAACTGTACGATCTTCGCTTAAAGAGATGTCAGTTGCGGTTGGTACTACAACAGTTCCGTCAGCAAGAACTACGCTGATGTCAAGACGTCCAGCTGCTTCTTCTAATGTTACGCCTTCAGCTAAAGCTTCAGCTAAAGTGATGTCAAATTCAGTTGTGCTGTTAGCAGTAACGTTAGCTACTTCTAGAAGCTCAACTTCATCTTCCATGATCTCAGTGTTGTAAATGAATGCAGCACCTTGAGCACGAGTTACATCTTCTTGTGGTCCGAAGTTTCCGTTTGGAAGACCTTGAACGATTCCTAGAGAAGCAAGGATTGCAATATCGTCAGCTGCAAAGTAGTTTGCAGAAACGTCTGGGAATGTCATTCCTTCAGCATCCTCATCCATTTCAAGTCCGTAAGCACGAACCATTAATGCAGCAAATTCACCACGAGTGATGTCTGCATTCGGACGGAAAGTTCCATCTGGATAACCGTTAAAGATTCCAGCTTCTACAGTTGCAGCTACAGCACCTTGGTACCATGCTCCGTCTACTAGGTCTGGGAATCCGTCAGCGTTTCCAGTAGTATCTAAATCTAAAATGTTAGCAAATACTGATGCCGCTTGAGCACGAGTGAAAGAAGCTCCTGGTTGGAAAGTTCCATCTGGGAAACCTTGGAAGTAACCTTGTGATACTACGTAGCTGATTGCATCTTGGTACCATGCACCTTCTACTAGATCACTGAATTGTGATGTGTCTGCACTTGCTGCTGGAGCTACTGCTGTAGCTACTAGCGCTGTAGCAACTGATGTTGCTAAAAACTTACGGTAAGACTTTGGTTGATAAGCCATGTTCGTAATTCCTCCTTTTAGTTATGTACATTTAGATGTACGGGTTTGCTATTTCATGTAAGCTGTACCCCTTTTTAATAGAGATAAAGCCTCATAATCTAGCTTTGCCCAATATTAACCTGCAAGACTAAGTATAATTTCCACAAAAAGTCTTGTCAACCATTGTTATGCGTGAATTGACAACAAGATTGAGAGATTTCCATAGATTGCTGTGAGAGTCATGGGTTTATTAGGCAATTAATGTCTCAATTCTACACTAATTGGCAAAGTATGCATAGAGATTTTACGATTTAATTGTGTAAAAATAGAGTTTTTCCTATAGCTTCTATATAATGCCTCTCGAAATCTTTCTTATTATCTCACTATTCTACACAACTATTCGACAGACTTATTTTCATGGATTCATACTTTGTTACCATACTGTAATAATTTTCGCACAATTTATGTGGTAAGATTCTGTTTATGTTGCAAAAACGACACGGTTTTATCCAATAAACTAGTACATATCGCAGGGGGAATTTAGCTTGAAGAAGTTAGGAACATGGTTTTTAGCGCTCGTTATGATCTTTAGTCTACTTCCAGCAACAGCATCCGCAGGCTCTACAGCAGACGACATTGTCAACAACGCAAAAAAGCACATCGGTGTACCTTACCTATTCGGTGGTACCACTCCAGCAGGCTTCGATTGCTCTGGATATGCACGCTACGTCTTTAATGAATCAGGTATTTCATTGCCACGTACAACTGGTGAGCAATACAGTACTGGTCAACACGTTGCAAAATCAAATTTACAAAAAGGCGACTTAGTTTTTTTCAATACAAGTGGTCGCGGAGTTAGTCACTCAGGTATTTATATGGGTGGGAATCAATTTATTCACGCTTCTTCATCTAGAGGAATTATCATCTCAGACATAAATGATCCTTACTATTGGGGTTCTCGATACATAGGAGCAAGAAGAGTATTTGAAGATAATCTTGTTGAGGTAAAGGCAGAGACAGCGGACGTGCTACCTGTTTTGCCTAAAGGAGAATATCATGATGTGAAGCCTGGTCACTGGGCTCACCAAGCGATTCATACGTTTACAATGAAAGGTATTGTAAAAGGCGACGAACAGTCACGCTTTCTTCCTAGTAAAGGGATGACACGTGGAGAGGTTGCAGAAATGATTGCTGCGGCAAAGGGTTTAAAGACTTCTAATACTAACGCGTTCAAAGATGTTGTAGCTGGTCGTGATAACGTTAGCGCGATTGCTGCAGTAAACGAAGCTGGCATTATGTCAGGTGTAGGTAATGGATTATTCCATCCGAACCGAGTTGTGACTCGTGCAGAACTTGCAGCGACATTATCGAAAGCATTCGGCATTCATGATCGCGCGGCATTTACTGTGACATTTACAGACGTTGATGCGAGCAACTGGGCATACTCCTCTATTCGTGCGATGGCTGGCAATAAATTCATCGGTGGCTATGAGGACAACACGTTCCGTCCAGGTAATGATGTAACAAAAGCAGAAGCAGCGTCTATGCTGTTCCGTGTGATGAACTAACTAAATTCGTATGACAAGGCGGTCACCAATCGGTGGTCGTCTTTTTTATATGTTAAGGTTCTTTACCTTTTGGGAGTCGATGGTAAACGTGCAATTTGGGTAATGAGAATTGAAATGGTAAAATTACGGATATACTCGTTTAGTTGATGAGCAGACTGCTAGCCTGCAAGGAGGGATAGGATGAAGCTAAAAGAAATGCTTGGGAACAAGATAATTGGTATGTACACCAGTTATTTAAATACGTATCGAGAAAAGAGTGGGATTTATCGATTAGGAACGGGAGATATCGAGGTTCATTTGTTAGATACGGATACTCGTGATGAACATTTCGTTTTACTTCAACAAGAGCAGGACTCCAAAGGCGACGATTATTTTCTTGTCTCTTATGCTAGTACTCCTTTCACCTCCAACTTCACGACTAATAAAGATTTAAAGCCCAATGAATTCACTTACCACATTCGAGATGAATGTTTTTCTTTATTTGACGATGTTAAGGAGCTGGCATTATATCGATATGAAACGACTCCTCCTGATAAATGTAACACCATTATTTTGAAAACAAAGCGCCATGCTATGAAGATTACTGCAATGGTCGGTCTTAATTATGTGGAGATCGGTTGGAAGGATCATCTATTGGAGATCAGTGTTGCTCATGAAGAGTGTTGAACACTAACTAAACAGGATCCCATATATCGAACGTATCTATTACATAGATTTGGAGGTAGATTAGATGTTTGGTCTTCTTCTCGTATTGATCGGTCTCTCTGCACTCTTTCATTTTGCTTTCGCAGATGCAGCGTGGCCGAATTACTTTACTTTGGGTGTATTTATTGTTGTGTTAGTTTTGTATGCCGTTTCTAAAAAAGGTAGAATGGCTAGGGGCTGAGTTGAGGTTCTTTAATTGATTAGGTAATCGTGTTTTATATGTGGTTATTCATTTTAATTAACTATTTTGTATCGAGTTTCTACCATAGTAAATGCGTGTGTACTAAACTTATGGGTTATCAATAGAATTGCTCGCTAGTGTATAAACAGAGGTAAAGCCAAAAGTGGAGAGGAGTTGTCTCCTGCCTTTTGGCTTTTTTCATTACTATGATGGGTTACTCCCTCTACTATTGAGATTCCCAGATCGAAACGTACAGGTTTACTATATTGACAGATTCAATCATCTATACGCGAGTTTTTTATTATATGTTCTTAAAGTACTTTCGATAAATTTAAAGAATTTTCAATAAAGTATTAATGTTTTGTCGAAATATATCGATAATATACATATAAAGACGGGTATTCTATTTGGTTTTTTCTAATTCATGGTTATAAAGTATTGTGTTCATTATTGATTTTCACCAGAAAGCCTAGGAAAGTTTTCATCCATTTGCATTAGGAGGGGTTACGATGTCGGCTCAAAAGAAGAAAAGTGGAATTCCACTTCGCCTACAATTACTGGTATGGTTTATGATTATTGCCCTTATTCCGATTTTATCCTTAAGTATCACGAGCAATGCTCAAATGCAGGCTACACAAGGATTTATTGCTGAAACAGAACTAGAACATCTTGGCGAGATTAGCGAAGCAAACGCAGATTTTATAGGGGCATGGCTCGATTCTAGGATGAATGACATGAGCTATATCGCCTCTTTGGAGGAGACCGCCGCTCTTGATTTTGACAGTATGAGTATGTATTTAGAAGCTTTAGCTGAAGAGCAGCCTATTTATGATACGATTTACGTTGTAGGTACAGATGGTTTAGGTATTGCCGGTGTAACTTATGAGAACGGAAACACAACTGTCTTATCCGAAACTGCGGCAAATGAATTTGATGTTGCTGATCGTGATTGGTTTCAACAAGCTAGTAGTGGCGAGCCTTCTTATTCCGAGCCACTTGTCTCACGGGCAACTGGAAATTTTGTTATCACTGTTGCCACGCCTGTGGTGGATGAATCAGGTGAGATTGTTGCAGTCGTTCGAGGCGCCGTTTTACTCGGTACGATTTTTGAACGTGTAGCCTCCTTAAACACAGAAGTGATAGAAGCTTATTTCCTTGATATGGAAGGCAGTCTCATTGATGAATTAGCCGAAGAGACACCTCCACTCGAAACCGAAGTAGCGCAGCGCGTGCAGGCTAATGAGAGTGGGACTACTGTTTATCAAAACGAAAATGGAACTACTGTCTTAGCAGGATTTGTTTATATTCCTCGCTTAGATTGGGGACTTGTTTTAGAGGTACCAGAGGACGTCGCTCTTGGAGAAGCAAACGACTTACAATCCTTTTATAGCATACTATTTTGGGGAATTGTGGTTGGAAGTATTATTCTCATCATTGTGCTAGCTACTTTTGTTGCCCGCTCTTTCACCAAACCAATAGGGTTAGCCTCCAGTGCGGTGGCTCGTGTTGCGGCTGGAGATTTGCGCTTCGAGTCTGATAATGGTAAGGAAGAGTCAAATAATGAAGTGAAGATGCTCCAATTTTCTGTTAGACAAATGTCTAACGCACTGTCGAGCTTGATCGCTGATGTCTTTGAAAAATCTCAGACTGTTGCCTCTACGTCGCAGGAATTAACGGCTAGTACAGTC
This window contains:
- a CDS encoding methyl-accepting chemotaxis protein, coding for MSAQKKKSGIPLRLQLLVWFMIIALIPILSLSITSNAQMQATQGFIAETELEHLGEISEANADFIGAWLDSRMNDMSYIASLEETAALDFDSMSMYLEALAEEQPIYDTIYVVGTDGLGIAGVTYENGNTTVLSETAANEFDVADRDWFQQASSGEPSYSEPLVSRATGNFVITVATPVVDESGEIVAVVRGAVLLGTIFERVASLNTEVIEAYFLDMEGSLIDELAEETPPLETEVAQRVQANESGTTVYQNENGTTVLAGFVYIPRLDWGLVLEVPEDVALGEANDLQSFYSILFWGIVVGSIILIIVLATFVARSFTKPIGLASSAVARVAAGDLRFESDNGKEESNNEVKMLQFSVRQMSNALSSLIADVFEKSQTVASTSQELTASTVEVTTQADDVTASVQIVHERAEEQAEQVKASNDATLKVVAGMQKAGKSMEEMKREVSDSKQRTEQSAELMSQAVERMEGLREQTNKSATSIKSLDNHMKEISDIVTFITDIAEQTNLLSLNASIEAARAGEHGKSFAVVANEVNKLADRTSKASKQISSLIRKTQEQTMESVEMIESSNHLATDTATIVHDVGDVIRTVTQDMTVVQERMSVVQHSIRDMESNVEVVKASNASMVALSDDTATQAQSVAHASENQAATMQEVAAAAQELSKMAEELQEKVEHFRY
- a CDS encoding S-layer homology domain-containing protein; the protein is MAYQPKSYRKFLATSVATALVATAVAPAASADTSQFSDLVEGAWYQDAISYVVSQGYFQGFPDGTFQPGASFTRAQAASVFANILDLDTTGNADGFPDLVDGAWYQGAVAATVEAGIFNGYPDGTFRPNADITRGEFAALMVRAYGLEMDEDAEGMTFPDVSANYFAADDIAILASLGIVQGLPNGNFGPQEDVTRAQGAAFIYNTEIMEDEVELLEVANVTANSTTEFDITLAEALAEGVTLEEAAGRLDISVVLADGTVVVPTATDISLSEDRTVITVEHAEDDLNGLAGTLVVNGFELEFDYTALALVNVAAMTMNGVTTVSADVTGGNAEGTEGMIEIFANGDTDADAAASVDVEVEDGMVEAMFRELPIGEHVARVTVGDVTEDVEFEVVAIEVEELVGTTEVVDNDTEEQFLEFTTNGEMLSVAYLEASGYDVEFLASEDVFEGGNDTSETGELADDLGTLTSFDYQVTATKDDETITSAVQTVQVRDFETTVAQIDSAEVVFGAGVTLQSGTLTTSDENVSIVNIAGQFEDGGEFEAAGNELDFEFTTSNPNVALVDEDGNIVPVSAGNVTITIEMDDVEYDLNLTVADEDRMVDSVTTEKENIGLVIGATDNFMIEVTDQFGDAVSGFEASFADVENADDDVILTAANATTNNEGTVTVNVAADATNEGSGTLELVEAGDLDEEVLLSLDVLVDGDTDVATRRIELDDSSEDLQLDVNTFAEDQTVTLVLNEYNAAGLKIGGFDFDANPQFAISSSNTSAATVSAGNADGEFTVTAGTQAGTANIRITEGAITRYQTAVTVVNTTPAITGFTFASNLELVDELTGLSFADIVGSVAYSGVRGDSEPTYTVDGDGRLVVELVSEADDTQRVLVGRFDAISTDVSGAEFIEVDPVDGEATDRDNFALVADAGEEGTVVLRLTRLNNDGSSRGVFATTTVSVDLP
- a CDS encoding C40 family peptidase gives rise to the protein MKKLGTWFLALVMIFSLLPATASAGSTADDIVNNAKKHIGVPYLFGGTTPAGFDCSGYARYVFNESGISLPRTTGEQYSTGQHVAKSNLQKGDLVFFNTSGRGVSHSGIYMGGNQFIHASSSRGIIISDINDPYYWGSRYIGARRVFEDNLVEVKAETADVLPVLPKGEYHDVKPGHWAHQAIHTFTMKGIVKGDEQSRFLPSKGMTRGEVAEMIAAAKGLKTSNTNAFKDVVAGRDNVSAIAAVNEAGIMSGVGNGLFHPNRVVTRAELAATLSKAFGIHDRAAFTVTFTDVDASNWAYSSIRAMAGNKFIGGYEDNTFRPGNDVTKAEAASMLFRVMN